One genomic segment of Aquipluma nitroreducens includes these proteins:
- a CDS encoding fatty acid desaturase — protein MGILIAFLILSLWAAHLAYLLVFVEVSFAPIMLIHIAIQTYLYTGLFITAHDAMHGLVSSNRTVNSIIGQSATWLFAALSYSRLYEKHHLHHRFPGEEADPDYSTGSQNFWRWWFSFLKNYVSWWQIIILAIIFNVLQIWINQLNLIVFWVLPSILATFQLFYFGTYRPHKLPHTESMMPHNARSQNGSHGWAMLSCYFFGYHYEHHESPHTPWWKLYRIKNLNR, from the coding sequence ATGGGAATACTGATCGCCTTTCTCATCCTTTCGCTTTGGGCTGCACACTTGGCTTATCTGCTGGTATTTGTCGAAGTATCTTTCGCGCCAATCATGCTGATTCACATCGCCATTCAAACCTATTTATATACCGGACTTTTCATCACGGCTCACGATGCGATGCACGGTCTGGTTTCGTCAAACCGCACAGTGAACTCGATCATTGGACAATCTGCAACATGGTTGTTTGCGGCACTCTCCTACTCCCGGCTTTACGAGAAGCATCATTTGCATCATCGGTTTCCGGGCGAAGAAGCCGATCCGGACTATTCTACCGGATCGCAAAATTTCTGGCGCTGGTGGTTTTCGTTCCTGAAAAATTATGTGAGCTGGTGGCAAATCATCATCCTGGCCATCATTTTTAATGTTTTGCAGATTTGGATTAATCAACTAAACCTCATCGTGTTCTGGGTTCTGCCTTCGATTCTGGCAACCTTTCAATTGTTTTACTTCGGTACTTACAGGCCACACAAGCTGCCACATACCGAATCGATGATGCCACACAATGCCCGAAGTCAAAATGGATCGCACGGTTGGGCCATGCTTTCGTGCTATTTCTTTGGATATCATTATGAGCACCACGAATCGCCGCACACGCCCTGGTGGAAATTGTATCGGATTAAAAACCTGAACCGATGA
- the crtD gene encoding 1-hydroxycarotenoid 3,4-desaturase CrtD gives MTTAIIIGSGIGGLATAIRLARQGISVAVYESAEKAGGKVSQLHFDGFRFDAGPSLLTLPELVHELLDDDLRFPIRKLDVITKYFYPDGTQLSAFSNVEKFSAEVGQKLDIPSSKVVNYLKKAAKVYELTSDLFIFGSFHRIKTLMNLKSLRTLIHFRHLQALNTLHEYNRQELSDGRLVQLFDRYATYNGSNPYETPATLSVISHLEHNLGAFIPEDGMFQITDSLYQQALRLGVKFHFSQPVRKVDAANGKVSGVIIDTGFVAADIVVSDIDIHRFYSSLLPDKKRLARITKEERSSSALIFYWGMKGVFPELDIHNIFFSSDYQDEFEHLFEKKKIYNDPTVYVYISSKYNRSDAPEGCENWFVMINAPADTGQNWDELIAQSRKNILEKLERMLGKKLSESIVSEQILSPPDIFKQTGSVNGSLYGSSSNSRYASFNRHANFRRDINGLYFVGGSVHPGGGIPLCLSSANIVDGLVKEQLQKRPK, from the coding sequence ATGACAACGGCTATCATCATCGGATCAGGAATTGGCGGGCTTGCTACTGCCATTAGGCTTGCCCGTCAGGGAATTAGTGTAGCGGTGTACGAGTCGGCTGAAAAAGCCGGCGGCAAGGTGTCGCAACTTCATTTCGATGGGTTTCGGTTCGATGCAGGACCATCGCTGCTTACTTTACCTGAATTGGTACACGAACTTCTCGATGATGACCTCCGTTTCCCGATCCGCAAACTCGATGTAATTACCAAATACTTCTATCCCGATGGAACTCAGCTTTCGGCCTTCAGCAATGTCGAAAAGTTTTCTGCTGAGGTCGGACAAAAGTTAGATATTCCATCATCAAAGGTGGTCAATTATCTCAAAAAGGCAGCTAAAGTTTATGAACTCACTTCCGACCTTTTCATTTTCGGCTCCTTCCATCGTATTAAAACCCTGATGAACTTAAAATCGCTCAGAACGCTGATTCATTTTCGGCATCTTCAGGCCTTGAATACTTTACACGAATACAACCGGCAGGAATTGAGCGACGGTCGCCTGGTTCAATTATTCGATCGATATGCCACATACAACGGCAGCAATCCCTATGAAACCCCGGCAACTCTGAGCGTAATTTCGCATCTGGAACACAACCTGGGCGCTTTTATTCCTGAAGATGGCATGTTTCAAATTACCGATTCGCTTTATCAACAAGCCTTGCGACTTGGTGTCAAGTTTCATTTCAGCCAACCCGTCCGGAAAGTAGATGCAGCCAATGGCAAGGTTTCCGGAGTTATAATCGACACAGGATTTGTCGCGGCAGATATTGTGGTTAGCGACATTGATATTCATCGGTTTTACTCATCGCTGTTGCCTGATAAAAAACGACTTGCAAGAATTACAAAAGAAGAACGATCATCGTCAGCCCTTATTTTTTACTGGGGAATGAAAGGTGTCTTTCCTGAATTAGACATCCACAATATCTTTTTCAGTTCTGATTATCAGGACGAATTTGAACACCTGTTTGAGAAAAAAAAAATATACAACGATCCGACTGTATACGTTTACATTAGCAGCAAATACAACCGATCCGACGCGCCCGAAGGTTGCGAAAACTGGTTCGTAATGATTAATGCGCCAGCCGACACCGGACAAAACTGGGATGAACTGATTGCACAATCACGAAAAAATATTCTGGAAAAGCTGGAGCGAATGTTGGGCAAAAAATTGTCGGAAAGTATCGTCAGCGAACAAATTTTGTCGCCTCCTGATATTTTTAAACAAACCGGTTCAGTCAACGGTTCATTGTATGGAAGCAGCTCCAATAGCCGTTATGCATCGTTTAACCGACATGCAAATTTCCGAAGAGACATCAACGGTTTGTATTTTGTGGGGGGCAGCGTGCATCCGGGCGGAGGAATTCCGTTATGTTTGTCGTCGGCAAACATTGTTGATGGATTGGTGAAAGAACAATTGCAAAAACGACCAAAATGA
- a CDS encoding phytoene desaturase family protein, whose protein sequence is MQKKVIVIGTGLGGLSTALRLSTRGYEVEMVEKYHRAGGRLNLLEKGGFKFDMAPTFFSMSYEFEELVKDCNMPMPFEFVELDPLYSVHFEGDQRSYLIYKDLKKLALEFQNVEPDFERKITRFLKAAGQIFHDTENIVIQRNFDSLTQYLLKLTTVPIKHAPKMFYSMWREMERNFDSFEVKVIFSLVGFFLGATPFDTPAVYTLLNYTELVHDGYYNVKGGMYKIVEGILQELQKRGVQIHYNTEIVSFSKKDGEISSFTDTSGKEWKADLFVVNADAAWFRGAILKRPEFSVQKLDAKKWTLAPLTIYLGLDAKVPNMYHHNYFLRRNFEEYAGKIFKNKIKLDKPYYYVNIQSMHNPDYAPEGKECIFILCPVPDLRYKQDWRDDDEIADGIIQDLSDRTGFDFHAHTEVKVVLNPEHWEEMFGLYRGSGLGLAHDLNQVGGFRPKNKDEKFNNLYYVGASTIPGTGLPMTVISSRLVTERIQNDHGIVPKK, encoded by the coding sequence ATGCAAAAAAAGGTAATAGTAATCGGAACAGGTCTAGGAGGACTAAGCACAGCACTTCGGCTTTCAACCAGAGGGTACGAGGTTGAGATGGTCGAGAAGTACCATCGGGCTGGCGGCCGGTTAAACCTACTTGAAAAAGGCGGGTTTAAGTTCGACATGGCTCCAACCTTTTTTAGCATGAGTTACGAGTTTGAGGAATTGGTGAAAGATTGCAACATGCCAATGCCTTTTGAATTTGTTGAGCTCGATCCACTTTATTCGGTTCACTTTGAAGGCGACCAGCGAAGCTACCTGATTTATAAAGACCTGAAAAAGCTGGCACTTGAATTCCAGAATGTTGAACCTGACTTTGAACGGAAGATTACCCGTTTTTTGAAGGCTGCCGGGCAAATTTTTCACGATACCGAGAACATTGTGATTCAGCGCAATTTTGATTCTTTGACTCAATATCTGTTGAAACTCACAACCGTTCCAATTAAACACGCTCCAAAAATGTTCTATTCGATGTGGCGTGAAATGGAACGAAATTTTGATTCGTTCGAGGTGAAAGTGATTTTCTCGCTCGTAGGATTTTTTCTTGGAGCCACTCCTTTCGATACTCCGGCTGTATATACTTTGCTGAATTACACCGAATTAGTTCATGACGGCTATTACAATGTGAAAGGTGGAATGTACAAAATCGTGGAAGGAATTCTTCAGGAGCTGCAAAAACGGGGAGTTCAGATCCATTACAATACTGAGATTGTAAGTTTTTCGAAGAAAGATGGCGAGATTAGTTCATTCACTGACACTTCAGGAAAAGAATGGAAGGCCGATCTGTTTGTGGTGAATGCCGATGCGGCCTGGTTTCGCGGCGCTATTTTAAAACGACCTGAGTTCTCAGTACAAAAACTGGATGCCAAAAAATGGACATTGGCTCCGCTGACCATTTATCTGGGTTTGGACGCCAAAGTTCCGAACATGTATCACCACAATTACTTTTTGAGACGGAATTTTGAAGAATACGCCGGAAAAATTTTCAAGAACAAAATAAAGCTCGACAAACCCTATTATTACGTCAATATTCAGTCGATGCACAACCCAGACTATGCACCTGAAGGCAAGGAGTGTATCTTTATCCTTTGCCCAGTGCCCGATTTGCGATATAAACAGGATTGGAGAGACGATGATGAAATTGCAGATGGTATTATTCAGGATTTGAGCGACCGGACTGGGTTCGATTTTCATGCACACACCGAAGTGAAGGTTGTTTTAAATCCTGAACACTGGGAAGAAATGTTTGGCTTGTACCGCGGCAGTGGACTCGGTTTGGCTCATGATCTCAACCAGGTTGGCGGTTTCAGGCCAAAAAACAAAGATGAAAAATTCAATAATCTCTATTACGTGGGCGCATCGACTATTCCGGGAACCGGATTGCCGATGACCGTCATAAGTTCGCGATTGGTAACCGAAAGAATACAGAACGATCATGGAATTGTACCGAAAAAATAA
- a CDS encoding carotenoid biosynthesis protein, producing the protein MKTFTKDQIAKIAIGLWYLVGIIGFMIRPLQPIFQQLTPFGMVVAAALLMFFHEPKNLKSGLVFSGIALFGFIVELIGVNTQAIFGFYIYGNSLGPKLWNTPFIIGLNWLVLIYCIASLAKPIRNTWYFPLIGAATMVGFDWLMEPVAIANDMWYWACPGIPSKNYIDWFLVSGFLFLMIRLLKVEINNRIAGFLFAMQVVFFLALNILIRT; encoded by the coding sequence ATGAAAACGTTTACAAAAGATCAGATTGCAAAAATCGCAATCGGTTTATGGTATCTGGTTGGGATAATCGGGTTTATGATTCGCCCGTTGCAGCCCATTTTTCAACAACTCACACCTTTCGGGATGGTGGTCGCTGCTGCTTTGCTTATGTTTTTTCACGAACCCAAAAACTTGAAAAGTGGACTTGTTTTTTCAGGTATTGCTTTGTTTGGCTTTATTGTTGAGTTGATCGGAGTAAATACGCAAGCCATTTTTGGATTCTACATTTACGGAAATTCACTGGGCCCAAAACTGTGGAATACACCATTTATCATCGGTCTCAACTGGTTGGTTCTGATTTATTGCATTGCGTCACTGGCCAAACCCATTCGCAACACCTGGTATTTCCCATTAATTGGTGCAGCAACAATGGTAGGCTTCGACTGGCTGATGGAACCCGTTGCCATTGCCAACGACATGTGGTATTGGGCATGCCCGGGTATTCCAAGTAAAAATTACATCGACTGGTTTCTGGTTTCCGGATTCCTTTTTCTGATGATCCGCCTCCTGAAAGTTGAAATCAATAACCGGATTGCCGGTTTTCTATTCGCCATGCAAGTGGTGTTTTTCCTGGCTTTGAACATTTTGATTCGCACCTGA
- a CDS encoding DUF1456 family protein — MTNNDILKKLRVALKLRDEDILEILKLVDFEVSKSELSALFRAEDHPNYKECGDQLLRNFLNGLIIYERGPIAETQKPLPEKKVERREKPVVIIKRSKRPRIE, encoded by the coding sequence ATGACAAACAACGATATTCTCAAAAAACTAAGAGTTGCCCTTAAACTTCGTGACGAAGATATTCTCGAAATTTTAAAATTGGTTGACTTTGAGGTTTCAAAGAGTGAACTTAGTGCACTTTTCCGTGCTGAAGATCACCCAAACTACAAGGAATGCGGCGATCAATTGCTCCGGAATTTCCTGAACGGACTGATCATTTACGAGCGTGGACCGATTGCAGAGACCCAAAAACCACTTCCGGAGAAAAAAGTTGAGAGACGGGAAAAACCTGTAGTCATTATCAAGCGATCAAAAAGGCCAAGAATTGAATAG
- a CDS encoding polysaccharide deacetylase family protein, giving the protein MKIIIALALLFVFCFPAFSQNNQNLAEKLGFDRNAKLLIIHADDMGLSQATNNAVIQAFQKGGITSGSIMVPCPWFSDIAEFAKNNTQFDIGIHLTLTSEWDSYFFGGVSPASAIPNLLNQKGYFYPSVEEFAKHANGAEVEKEIRAQIERALAFGIKPTHLDNHMGTILASPEYYQILLKMGHEYRLPVLIPADMIAGVSTQLLEMLSRDNVVVDHLFMLNQASPAKQWGEPYLKFIENMKPGLNEIIVHLAIDNDETRAIMVNHPDFGAEWRQHDLDFVLSPEFKKALNEYNIKLVTWRQIGEVQYPK; this is encoded by the coding sequence ATGAAAATCATTATTGCTCTTGCCCTGCTCTTCGTCTTTTGTTTCCCGGCATTCTCGCAGAATAATCAAAATCTGGCTGAAAAACTGGGTTTCGACCGAAATGCAAAATTACTCATCATTCATGCCGACGACATGGGATTGTCGCAGGCAACGAACAATGCGGTTATTCAGGCATTTCAGAAAGGTGGAATCACTTCCGGAAGCATTATGGTTCCTTGTCCGTGGTTCTCTGACATTGCAGAATTTGCAAAAAACAACACACAATTCGATATTGGCATTCATCTGACTTTAACTTCGGAGTGGGATAGCTATTTCTTTGGAGGAGTTTCTCCGGCATCAGCCATTCCAAATCTGTTGAATCAAAAAGGATATTTTTATCCGTCGGTTGAAGAATTTGCCAAACATGCCAATGGCGCTGAAGTGGAAAAAGAAATCAGGGCACAAATTGAACGGGCGCTGGCATTTGGAATCAAGCCAACACATTTGGACAACCACATGGGAACCATCCTTGCTTCTCCGGAATATTACCAGATTTTACTGAAAATGGGGCACGAATATCGGCTGCCGGTTTTGATTCCTGCTGATATGATAGCTGGAGTATCAACCCAATTGCTCGAAATGCTGAGCCGCGACAATGTAGTAGTGGATCATTTATTCATGCTTAATCAGGCAAGTCCAGCGAAACAGTGGGGCGAACCTTACCTGAAATTCATTGAGAACATGAAACCCGGATTAAATGAAATCATTGTTCATCTGGCTATCGACAACGACGAAACACGCGCCATCATGGTTAATCATCCCGATTTTGGAGCCGAATGGCGGCAACACGACCTGGATTTTGTACTGAGTCCCGAGTTCAAAAAAGCACTCAACGAGTACAACATCAAACTGGTTACGTGGCGGCAAATCGGTGAGGTGCAATATCCCAAGTAA
- a CDS encoding phytoene/squalene synthase family protein has protein sequence MELYRKNNLDCSRITTRNYSTSFSLGVRVLNWKYREGIYSIYGFVRFADEIVDTFFDQDQRTIFEEFRQETFKAIDRGFSINPIIDSFQMAVRKYKIDRELIEAFLLSMEMDLSQEVYSSELLKKYIYGSAEVVGLMCLRVFYFDEPEKYDQLVIPARKLGEAFQKVNFLRDARDDFSEKGRIYFKDIDFANFTEATKKQLEAEIDRDFQESMEGIRQLKKQVRLGVYLAFSYYIHLLKEIKKARPEEILKKRYRISSTKKSYLLVNAYLKNALNLL, from the coding sequence ATGGAATTGTACCGAAAAAATAACCTCGATTGCAGTAGAATCACGACTCGTAATTATAGCACTTCATTTTCGTTGGGTGTTCGTGTCCTGAATTGGAAATACCGTGAAGGAATTTACAGTATTTATGGGTTTGTGCGCTTTGCCGACGAAATTGTTGATACCTTTTTCGATCAGGATCAGCGAACGATCTTTGAGGAATTCAGGCAAGAAACTTTCAAGGCGATTGATCGTGGTTTCAGCATAAATCCGATCATTGACAGCTTCCAGATGGCTGTCAGGAAATATAAAATTGATCGCGAATTGATTGAAGCTTTTTTGTTGAGTATGGAAATGGATTTGAGTCAGGAGGTTTATTCATCAGAACTTTTGAAAAAATACATATACGGATCAGCCGAAGTGGTGGGCCTGATGTGCCTTCGGGTTTTCTATTTCGACGAACCCGAAAAGTACGATCAGCTGGTAATTCCTGCACGCAAGCTGGGCGAGGCTTTCCAGAAAGTGAATTTTTTACGCGATGCACGCGACGATTTTAGCGAAAAGGGACGGATATATTTTAAAGACATTGACTTTGCGAATTTTACTGAAGCGACGAAGAAACAACTCGAAGCCGAGATTGACCGGGATTTTCAGGAGTCGATGGAAGGCATCCGTCAGTTAAAAAAGCAGGTCCGCCTGGGTGTTTATCTGGCTTTCAGCTATTACATTCATTTGTTGAAGGAGATCAAAAAAGCCCGTCCGGAAGAGATTCTGAAAAAGCGTTACCGCATTTCCAGCACAAAAAAAAGTTATCTATTGGTTAATGCTTACCTCAAGAATGCCTTGAATTTGCTTTAA
- a CDS encoding lysophospholipid acyltransferase family protein: MIKARHNNLYIWFFRNYFRLLSFFQFRKMSVVTDVNLPENRSVLLFQNHFSWWDGYWSYELSRKIFNRKFHVMMLEEQLRKHMFLNRCGVFSIKKNNRDFLDSLQYASGILSNPTNLVVIYPTGELLTQHQQIMQFQKGINRIIAGETDHFEIVLAVFLVDYFGFARPEIRIYLENYSGNRTVESIEKAYHSFYQTCVTKQTE, encoded by the coding sequence ATGATTAAAGCACGACACAATAACTTATATATCTGGTTTTTCAGAAATTACTTTCGACTGTTAAGCTTCTTTCAGTTTCGGAAGATGAGCGTTGTTACCGATGTAAATCTTCCTGAAAATAGGTCGGTGCTTTTATTTCAAAACCATTTTAGCTGGTGGGACGGATACTGGTCATACGAACTGAGCCGGAAAATATTCAATCGAAAATTTCATGTCATGATGCTCGAGGAACAACTACGAAAACACATGTTTCTGAACCGATGCGGAGTATTCTCAATCAAAAAAAACAATCGGGATTTTTTGGATTCGCTACAGTATGCTTCCGGGATTTTAAGCAACCCTACGAATTTAGTGGTCATCTATCCAACCGGTGAACTATTGACTCAACATCAGCAAATCATGCAGTTTCAAAAAGGAATTAACCGCATTATTGCTGGAGAAACTGATCATTTTGAAATTGTATTGGCTGTCTTTTTGGTAGACTACTTTGGATTTGCGCGTCCTGAAATCCGGATTTACCTGGAAAACTATTCCGGGAATCGAACTGTTGAATCTATTGAAAAAGCTTATCATTCGTTTTATCAAACTTGTGTAACCAAACAAACCGAATAA
- a CDS encoding lysophospholipid acyltransferase family protein, with product MIKKLLSYLLTPIYLICFGLLLVIFHPIQMITRWIWGYPVRKKAVDVLNYGLLYSLRILGTKITFSGLEKIPQGRPLIIVANHQTTLDIPAVIVGFRKNHPKFISKIELGKWIPSISYNLRHGGSVLIDRKNPRQAVKDILELGKHIEANNYAACIFPEGTRAKDGKLKSFMPAGIASLYKTAPSALIVPFAIDGNYELMKHGYFPMTVGVHLKLTVFDPIEPKGMDMTELTLKIENMIRKELGQEIRTASV from the coding sequence ATGATCAAAAAATTGCTTTCCTATCTTCTGACTCCCATCTATTTGATCTGTTTTGGTCTTCTGCTTGTTATTTTCCATCCGATCCAGATGATCACCCGATGGATTTGGGGTTACCCGGTTCGTAAAAAGGCAGTTGATGTGCTGAATTACGGATTGCTCTATAGTCTAAGGATTTTGGGAACCAAAATTACCTTTAGCGGATTGGAAAAAATACCGCAGGGTCGCCCGTTGATTATTGTGGCAAATCATCAAACAACCCTCGATATTCCGGCAGTAATTGTTGGGTTCAGGAAAAACCATCCGAAATTTATTTCGAAAATCGAACTAGGTAAATGGATTCCCAGTATTTCGTATAATCTGCGCCATGGAGGTTCGGTGCTGATCGACCGTAAAAATCCGAGGCAAGCAGTTAAGGATATTTTAGAGCTTGGCAAACACATCGAAGCCAATAATTATGCCGCCTGTATTTTCCCCGAAGGAACTCGTGCCAAAGATGGGAAGCTCAAATCCTTTATGCCTGCTGGTATTGCGTCGCTATACAAAACAGCGCCTTCAGCACTCATTGTTCCGTTTGCCATTGATGGAAACTATGAGTTGATGAAACATGGTTATTTCCCGATGACCGTTGGTGTTCACCTGAAACTAACCGTTTTCGATCCGATTGAACCCAAGGGTATGGACATGACCGAACTGACTCTAAAAATTGAAAATATGATCCGGAAGGAATTGGGACAGGAAATTAGAACGGCATCGGTATAA
- the lpxK gene encoding tetraacyldisaccharide 4'-kinase: protein MFKFLLYPISAIYGLIISLRNFLYDYKVFKSTEFEIPVISIGNITVGGTGKTPHTEYLVDLLSKQFTVTTISRGYKRRTKGYQEVAFDSLATAVGDEPLQIKRKFSNIQVVVDEKRVHAIKKIQMQEPAHLPDIILLDDAFQHRSVSAGINILLIDFNRPIDKDQLMPVGRLRESKWQMRRANLIIYTKCPQEISPITRRIIMKDVNLRPYQNLFFTTMVYQPLAPVFPEEAIGTPKLASDKVSVLLITGIANPEHLRKYLSTFTESITDLKYPDHHNFNASNIQQIEQKFVGIDAENKIIITTEKDSMRLKDMNLSPLVKSHLFYIPLKIKFLDSEGKNFDEKIVTYVRENKSNRDLHKRKNKKAN from the coding sequence ATGTTCAAATTTCTTCTTTATCCTATTTCTGCTATTTATGGGTTGATTATTTCCTTGCGGAATTTTCTGTACGATTATAAAGTATTCAAATCAACCGAGTTCGAGATTCCGGTTATATCAATCGGAAACATTACCGTTGGTGGAACCGGGAAGACTCCTCATACCGAATATTTGGTTGACTTATTGAGTAAACAATTTACGGTAACAACGATTAGCAGGGGATACAAGCGCAGAACAAAAGGTTATCAGGAAGTTGCTTTTGATTCACTTGCAACGGCTGTAGGCGACGAACCACTCCAGATCAAACGAAAATTTAGCAACATTCAGGTTGTGGTCGACGAAAAGCGTGTTCATGCAATCAAAAAAATACAGATGCAAGAGCCCGCTCACTTGCCGGATATTATTTTGCTCGACGATGCTTTTCAACACCGGAGTGTGAGCGCGGGGATCAACATCTTGCTGATCGATTTTAACCGCCCGATTGATAAGGACCAATTGATGCCGGTTGGACGATTACGCGAGTCGAAATGGCAGATGCGTCGCGCCAACCTGATTATTTACACCAAATGTCCGCAGGAAATTTCGCCAATCACCCGGCGGATTATCATGAAAGACGTGAACCTGCGCCCTTACCAGAACTTGTTTTTTACTACAATGGTTTATCAGCCGCTCGCTCCGGTTTTTCCTGAAGAGGCTATCGGAACGCCAAAACTGGCATCTGATAAAGTAAGTGTTTTATTGATTACCGGAATTGCTAATCCGGAACATTTGCGCAAATACCTGAGTACATTCACCGAAAGCATTACCGATTTAAAATATCCTGATCATCACAATTTTAATGCTTCAAACATTCAGCAAATCGAACAAAAATTTGTTGGGATTGATGCTGAAAATAAAATCATTATTACTACCGAGAAGGATTCGATGCGATTGAAAGACATGAATTTGTCGCCTTTAGTGAAATCACATTTATTCTATATTCCGTTGAAAATTAAGTTCCTCGACAGCGAAGGAAAAAACTTCGACGAAAAAATTGTAACCTATGTTAGAGAAAATAAAAGCAACCGCGACCTTCATAAGCGAAAGAATAAAAAAGCCAATTGA
- a CDS encoding glycosyltransferase, translating to MEVLAIFTLVFLALRTLISLANLMSRLHLPDKKPISFPKVSVLIPARNEEAVLGRLLDSLEKQDYPDFEVIICDDHSSDNTEEILNWIAGEDERFHWFLGEKLPEDWLGKNFACYQLAKKASGKYLIFLDADVELSTNAITKAVALFQKNGLALLSVFPQQKMESFAERIIVPVMNWILQSLLPMILVQKSKFPSLSAANGQLMMFDAENYRTHQWHSKVRKQNVEDIRLARMIKSEGFKIAVLLGDNDVFCRMYRSFDEAVVGFSRNIHEYFGGRRIVMLAFWLIVCFGPFIVFFSFGWWFLGLFVILVLANRFFISLACRQNVFLSVLLHPLQMISFTFIVFHHIFRRIKKETTWKGRKIKL from the coding sequence ATGGAAGTATTGGCCATTTTTACATTGGTTTTTCTTGCTCTCCGGACGCTTATTTCGCTGGCAAACCTGATGTCGCGATTGCATCTTCCAGATAAAAAGCCCATTAGCTTCCCAAAAGTATCGGTACTGATTCCGGCGCGAAATGAAGAAGCGGTACTCGGACGGTTGTTGGATAGCCTCGAAAAACAAGATTATCCCGATTTTGAAGTAATCATTTGCGATGATCATTCGTCAGACAATACCGAAGAAATCCTGAACTGGATTGCCGGCGAAGATGAGCGCTTTCACTGGTTTTTGGGCGAAAAACTTCCGGAGGATTGGCTGGGTAAAAATTTTGCCTGCTACCAACTGGCAAAAAAAGCTTCAGGAAAATACCTGATTTTTTTGGATGCCGATGTAGAATTGAGCACGAATGCAATCACCAAAGCAGTTGCTCTTTTTCAGAAAAACGGATTGGCACTGTTATCGGTTTTCCCGCAACAAAAAATGGAATCGTTTGCCGAACGCATCATTGTTCCGGTGATGAACTGGATACTGCAAAGCTTATTACCAATGATTTTGGTTCAGAAAAGCAAGTTCCCGTCACTTTCGGCGGCCAACGGGCAACTGATGATGTTTGATGCTGAAAATTATCGCACTCACCAATGGCACTCCAAGGTCAGGAAACAGAATGTGGAAGATATCCGACTGGCACGAATGATCAAATCAGAAGGATTTAAAATAGCTGTATTACTTGGAGATAACGATGTGTTTTGCCGAATGTACCGAAGTTTTGACGAGGCGGTTGTCGGTTTTTCCCGGAATATTCACGAGTATTTTGGTGGCCGAAGAATAGTCATGCTTGCCTTCTGGCTCATCGTTTGTTTTGGGCCATTCATCGTATTTTTTTCGTTTGGATGGTGGTTTTTGGGTTTATTTGTGATACTTGTTTTGGCCAATCGGTTTTTTATATCCTTAGCCTGCCGTCAAAATGTTTTTTTGTCGGTTTTGCTGCATCCGTTGCAGATGATTAGTTTTACGTTCATCGTTTTTCACCATATTTTCAGGAGAATAAAAAAAGAGACTACATGGAAGGGACGAAAAATAAAGCTTTAA